From Selenomonas ruminantium AC2024, a single genomic window includes:
- a CDS encoding dicarboxylate/amino acid:cation symporter produces the protein MSEKKHSSLDKLGIWIIGATVLGAITGLLLGKDAQMLAPMGNLFMQLIKMVVVPLVLFSLIGGAASLGKSSSAGKIGILTFAYYGITTAVAVALGLAASEIFQPGRGIEMTALSEAAIHVDHMEESTHIPGFWETVTGFVPTNPFQALVDGNILQIIVFALFMGFAATYMEESKRNYVLNFFNYLTELFIKVMTGIMYVAPIGVFCLMADATGTFGYAVLTKILYLILLYVVVLAIVTYGMLGGSVAMFSRCTTYKQFFKSMWKVQIFAFSTASSIATLPLNMNTATTELGVSKETTSFALPLGATINMNGNAAYYAMAATFIAQMYGMELSLSQYIAIIITSTLGAVGQAGVPGPTLLVVAVLVSAGIPIDALPILFGVDRIFDMLRTAVNITGDAACATIVDRFREPTATKEKEHEPVISA, from the coding sequence ATGTCAGAAAAGAAACACAGCAGCCTCGACAAACTAGGGATTTGGATTATCGGGGCTACCGTCCTGGGTGCCATCACCGGCCTGCTTCTGGGGAAAGATGCACAGATGCTGGCGCCCATGGGCAATCTCTTCATGCAGCTGATTAAGATGGTCGTCGTACCCTTGGTACTCTTTTCCCTAATTGGCGGTGCCGCTTCATTGGGAAAATCCAGCAGCGCCGGGAAAATCGGTATCCTGACCTTTGCTTACTATGGAATTACTACGGCTGTAGCGGTAGCGCTCGGCCTTGCCGCCAGCGAAATCTTCCAGCCGGGACGGGGTATTGAAATGACTGCTCTTTCGGAGGCAGCCATTCATGTGGACCACATGGAGGAAAGCACCCATATCCCCGGCTTTTGGGAGACGGTGACGGGCTTTGTGCCCACCAATCCGTTCCAGGCTCTGGTAGACGGCAACATTTTGCAGATTATCGTCTTTGCCCTGTTCATGGGTTTTGCCGCTACCTATATGGAGGAGTCCAAACGCAATTATGTCTTGAACTTCTTTAATTACCTGACAGAATTATTCATCAAGGTCATGACGGGCATTATGTATGTTGCCCCCATCGGCGTCTTCTGTCTGATGGCCGATGCTACCGGAACTTTTGGCTACGCAGTGCTCACTAAGATTCTCTATCTGATTCTCCTCTATGTCGTCGTGCTGGCCATCGTCACCTACGGCATGCTTGGCGGTTCCGTAGCCATGTTCTCCCGCTGCACTACTTATAAACAGTTCTTCAAGAGCATGTGGAAGGTACAGATTTTTGCCTTCTCCACCGCTTCTTCCATTGCAACACTGCCTCTGAATATGAACACCGCCACTACGGAACTGGGCGTATCTAAGGAAACCACATCCTTTGCCCTGCCGTTGGGGGCCACCATCAATATGAATGGCAATGCCGCTTATTACGCTATGGCGGCCACCTTTATCGCGCAGATGTACGGTATGGAACTCTCCTTGTCCCAGTACATCGCCATCATCATCACCAGCACCCTGGGGGCAGTAGGCCAGGCCGGTGTTCCCGGTCCCACGCTGCTGGTAGTGGCCGTACTGGTTTCCGCCGGCATCCCCATCGACGCCCTGCCGATCCTCTTTGGTGTGGACAGAATCTTTGACATGCTGCGTACCGCCGTCAACATCACCGGCGACGCTGCCTGCGCCACCATCGTAGACAGATTCCGGGAGCCCACTGCTACGAAAGAAAAAGAACACGAACCGGTTATTTCTGCATAA
- the rnhA gene encoding ribonuclease HI — translation MAAKKVYAVRNGRKTGIFTTWAECKAQVDGFPGARYKGFTDPNEATAWLNLDYVPPYGGAPKAAASQPVAEDKADFDDAADYIIYTDGSCLRNPDGPGGWAAVIADQIEGKLTELHGGEESTTNNRMELTAALQALSFARQGAVIDLYTDSQYLKNAFTKNWLVSWKRKGWVTAAGTPVKNQDLWQQLDAAFAAHKVRFHWVKGHVGVAQNERCDELAKAEAMKFQ, via the coding sequence ATGGCAGCTAAAAAAGTATATGCAGTAAGAAATGGCCGTAAGACGGGGATTTTTACCACATGGGCAGAATGCAAGGCCCAGGTGGATGGATTCCCAGGAGCGCGGTATAAAGGCTTTACGGACCCAAACGAGGCGACGGCCTGGTTAAATCTCGATTATGTGCCGCCTTATGGAGGCGCGCCAAAAGCAGCTGCCAGCCAGCCTGTGGCAGAGGATAAAGCGGATTTTGACGATGCGGCGGATTATATCATCTACACGGATGGTTCCTGTCTGCGCAATCCCGATGGTCCCGGCGGCTGGGCGGCGGTGATTGCTGACCAAATCGAGGGGAAACTTACGGAACTGCACGGTGGTGAGGAGTCTACCACCAACAACCGCATGGAACTCACGGCGGCCTTGCAGGCATTGTCCTTTGCCCGCCAAGGCGCAGTCATTGACCTCTACACCGACAGCCAGTATCTTAAGAACGCCTTTACGAAAAACTGGCTGGTCAGCTGGAAACGGAAAGGCTGGGTCACGGCGGCAGGGACTCCCGTGAAGAATCAGGACTTATGGCAACAGCTGGATGCAGCCTTTGCGGCCCATAAGGTGCGGTTCCATTGGGTAAAAGGCCATGTGGGGGTGGCACAGAATGAGCGCTGTGATGAATTGGCTAAGGCGGAAGCAATGAAGTTTCAATAA
- a CDS encoding UbiX family flavin prenyltransferase codes for MMKLVVGITGASGSIYALRLIEVLRQAGHEVHAVVTDSGWQVLDYECGVSREALAKRVAVLYDNDNVGAAIASGSFRADAMVVLPCSMKTAASIAHSMSDNLLTRAADVMLKEGRKLILVPRETPMHAIHLENLLKLAQLGVRIMPAAPGFYHRPKTIEDLVDMLVGKICDQLGIDTDLFARWEG; via the coding sequence ATCATGAAGCTAGTGGTAGGAATAACCGGAGCCAGTGGCAGTATTTATGCTCTGCGCTTGATTGAGGTTTTACGGCAGGCAGGCCATGAGGTGCATGCTGTTGTGACCGACAGCGGCTGGCAGGTTCTGGATTATGAGTGCGGTGTATCACGTGAGGCTTTGGCCAAGCGGGTGGCGGTGCTTTACGATAATGATAACGTGGGAGCGGCGATTGCCAGCGGCTCTTTCCGGGCTGATGCGATGGTGGTTTTACCCTGCTCCATGAAAACGGCGGCCAGTATTGCCCATAGCATGTCGGATAATTTGCTGACAAGAGCAGCGGATGTGATGCTCAAGGAAGGCCGTAAGCTGATATTAGTGCCCCGGGAAACTCCTATGCATGCTATTCATCTGGAAAATCTGCTGAAACTGGCTCAGCTGGGCGTGCGGATTATGCCGGCGGCACCAGGCTTCTATCACCGGCCTAAAACCATTGAGGATTTGGTGGATATGCTGGTGGGGAAAATCTGTGACCAGCTGGGGATTGATACAGATTTGTTTGCAAGATGGGAAGGGTAA
- a CDS encoding Tex family protein codes for MKIDDIPVLIAKELGVTPKQTSAAIELLDGGNTVPFIARYRKEATGALEDEQLRTLEERLTYLRNLVKRQEEILAKIEEQGKLTDELKAAIEKAQKLQELEDLYLPYKQKKRTRAQIARERGLEPLAQMMLEQAKIKGTPLEESSNYINEEQDVATAEDALQGAMDIAAEVIMEDAKLRANMRTRLWNNGHIETELVEDAEEADTFAMYKDYSELIHTLPSHRILAINRGEAKGCLKVHVTIDAEDCQGRIFRRISKAPSKWDETLKAVIEDGWKRLLFPALEREVRSQLTEDAEAQAIKIFGVNLKQLLLQAPLAGHTVLGLDPGYRTGCKMAVVDATGHVVDHGVIQVTQSDGAKAAAAKTVLGLIKKHHITLISIGNGTASYETEQFTAQLIADNHLTDVHYLITNEAGASVYSASALAKEELPEYDVTIRGAVSIARRIQDPLAELVKIDPKAIGVGQYQHDVNQKELGATLDATIESTVNHVGVDLNTASGALLKHIAGINATIAKNIVAYRNENGIFTSRKQLLKVPRLGPAAFTQCAGFLRIAGGKSPLDNTPVHPESYDLAEKLLARLGFSLNDLNDKDALAMLAAKAKLADCAKLAKELDAGELTVKDILDALVKPGRDPREDLPAPLTRQAVVKLSDIKEGSIMRGTVRNITDFGAFVDIGLKTAGLIHISEMSNKRIKHPLDVLAVGDIIKVMVISVDESRNRIGLSLKQVPKENIG; via the coding sequence ATGAAAATAGATGACATTCCGGTATTAATTGCAAAAGAACTTGGCGTGACACCGAAGCAGACCTCTGCGGCCATCGAGCTGTTAGACGGCGGCAATACCGTACCGTTTATTGCTCGCTACCGCAAAGAGGCAACGGGTGCTTTGGAAGATGAGCAGCTGCGCACGCTCGAAGAACGCCTGACCTATCTGCGCAATCTCGTCAAACGGCAGGAAGAAATCCTCGCCAAAATCGAGGAGCAGGGCAAGCTGACCGATGAACTCAAAGCCGCCATCGAAAAGGCACAAAAATTACAGGAACTTGAGGACCTCTATCTGCCCTACAAACAGAAAAAGCGCACCCGCGCCCAGATTGCCCGTGAGCGGGGTTTGGAGCCGTTGGCCCAGATGATGCTGGAACAGGCAAAAATCAAGGGCACACCTTTAGAAGAATCCAGCAATTACATCAACGAGGAACAGGACGTCGCCACTGCCGAAGATGCCTTGCAGGGCGCTATGGATATTGCCGCTGAAGTTATTATGGAAGATGCCAAACTGCGTGCCAATATGCGTACCCGCCTTTGGAACAACGGCCACATCGAAACGGAACTCGTGGAGGATGCCGAAGAAGCCGACACCTTTGCCATGTACAAGGATTACAGCGAGCTTATTCATACGCTGCCTTCGCACCGCATTCTCGCCATCAACCGCGGCGAAGCTAAGGGCTGTCTCAAAGTCCATGTCACGATTGACGCCGAGGACTGCCAAGGCCGCATTTTCCGCCGTATCAGCAAGGCGCCCTCAAAATGGGATGAAACCTTGAAAGCCGTTATCGAGGACGGTTGGAAACGCCTGCTGTTCCCGGCTCTGGAGCGCGAAGTCCGCAGCCAGCTCACCGAAGATGCCGAAGCGCAGGCCATCAAGATTTTTGGCGTGAACTTAAAGCAGCTGCTCCTGCAGGCGCCTCTTGCCGGTCATACTGTACTGGGTCTTGACCCCGGCTACCGCACGGGCTGCAAGATGGCGGTTGTCGATGCCACCGGCCATGTTGTCGACCACGGTGTAATTCAGGTAACGCAGAGTGACGGGGCTAAAGCCGCCGCTGCCAAAACGGTATTGGGGTTGATTAAAAAGCACCACATCACGCTGATTTCCATTGGCAACGGCACGGCTTCCTACGAAACGGAACAATTCACGGCCCAGCTGATTGCCGACAATCACTTGACAGATGTGCACTACCTGATTACCAACGAAGCCGGCGCTTCCGTCTACTCCGCTTCGGCACTGGCCAAGGAAGAACTGCCCGAATACGATGTCACTATCCGCGGTGCGGTCTCCATTGCCCGCCGCATTCAGGACCCGCTGGCTGAACTGGTCAAAATCGACCCCAAAGCCATCGGCGTAGGGCAGTATCAGCATGATGTCAACCAAAAGGAACTGGGCGCGACTCTCGATGCCACCATCGAAAGCACGGTTAACCATGTGGGCGTTGACCTCAACACGGCCAGCGGCGCACTTCTCAAACATATCGCAGGCATCAACGCCACCATTGCCAAAAACATCGTGGCTTACCGCAATGAAAACGGCATCTTCACGAGCCGCAAGCAACTGCTGAAGGTTCCCCGTCTGGGCCCGGCCGCCTTTACCCAGTGTGCCGGTTTCCTGCGCATTGCGGGGGGCAAATCACCCTTGGACAACACCCCGGTTCATCCGGAATCCTACGATTTAGCCGAAAAACTGTTGGCACGTTTGGGCTTTAGCTTAAATGACCTCAACGATAAAGATGCACTGGCCATGCTGGCGGCCAAGGCAAAACTTGCCGACTGCGCGAAACTGGCCAAGGAATTGGACGCCGGCGAACTTACGGTCAAGGATATTCTCGATGCCCTCGTAAAACCGGGCCGCGACCCGCGCGAAGACCTGCCGGCACCGCTTACCCGTCAGGCGGTTGTGAAACTTTCCGACATCAAGGAAGGCAGCATTATGCGGGGCACGGTGCGCAATATCACCGACTTTGGTGCCTTTGTCGATATCGGCCTCAAAACTGCCGGCCTTATCCATATTTCCGAAATGAGCAATAAACGCATCAAGCATCCGCTCGATGTGCTGGCTGTCGGAGATATTATCAAAGTCATGGTCATCAGTGTTGACGAGAGCCGCAACCGTATCGGCCTGTCCTTAAAACAAGTACCGAAGGAGAACATCGGATGA
- the cobT gene encoding nicotinate-nucleotide--dimethylbenzimidazole phosphoribosyltransferase, giving the protein MSLLNRTLTAIEPANHELAQQAAAQLTKVMEGDEDSLGLLKDLLLKYLAITGEMHPAVPDKCTVICCASHGVAAEAVSAYPEETTLQMTKSYLIGQGAAANAFSGFADSEIFIADFGIKADTTDIPGLLDCRIGNGTDNIAQGPAMSREQAIAALEKGIELAEKLIGEGFDCLLPGEMGIANTTVSATICAAICNKTAAEVTGRGTNISDERLAKKTAIVEKALSLNQPDNTDAIDVLAKVGGFEFGAIAGLMLGFAAHHKAVILDGSNCAAAALIAQNLAPDCVDYFLPSHRGGEPAQGFALEKLGLTPLLHLDLRLGEACGSSILARELEAMLNLWDVVSHLPHDPVETPFQQAYMPNLAPKVTNKTFDFYLSTMQDLDTQAMEACKERLDNLVKPLESLGALEQIATEIAGIMGDELPNCDLDRALLCFTSKVSNPLQMQLTAASSQSAKADVTIAHVREGLPLTAAFDFGREQGEFLSLSYPLLGLSMTEMDEHAPFGTTAELLRQELLNADGSLKYPADEFLAHAPEAVQPFIGAMIGAIIAAAHNSAFIILDDEASEIIARYTELLCPAVRPYILHVQPLLVKANCTLPGGLIAGLGMDIAEAALYMLNYMRTFAESKVAIASDGPGAQRQQN; this is encoded by the coding sequence ATGAGTTTGTTAAATAGAACACTTACCGCCATTGAGCCAGCCAATCACGAATTAGCGCAGCAGGCAGCCGCCCAGCTGACCAAGGTTATGGAAGGCGACGAAGATTCCCTGGGACTGCTCAAGGACCTGCTGCTCAAATATCTGGCCATAACCGGGGAAATGCATCCTGCCGTTCCCGATAAATGCACGGTCATCTGCTGTGCCAGCCACGGCGTTGCCGCCGAAGCCGTCAGCGCCTATCCGGAGGAAACCACCCTGCAAATGACCAAAAGCTACCTGATTGGTCAGGGGGCCGCCGCCAATGCCTTCTCCGGCTTTGCCGACAGCGAAATCTTTATCGCCGACTTCGGCATCAAGGCAGATACCACTGACATTCCGGGGCTATTGGACTGCCGGATTGGCAACGGCACAGATAATATCGCCCAAGGCCCGGCCATGAGCAGAGAACAGGCCATCGCCGCCCTTGAAAAGGGCATTGAACTAGCCGAAAAGCTCATTGGCGAGGGCTTTGACTGCCTGCTCCCCGGTGAAATGGGCATTGCCAACACCACCGTCAGCGCGACCATCTGCGCCGCCATCTGCAACAAAACAGCCGCGGAAGTCACTGGCCGCGGCACAAATATATCCGATGAACGACTGGCTAAAAAGACTGCCATTGTCGAAAAAGCATTAAGCCTCAATCAGCCAGATAACACGGATGCTATTGATGTACTGGCCAAAGTCGGCGGCTTTGAATTCGGCGCCATTGCAGGACTCATGCTGGGCTTTGCCGCGCATCATAAAGCGGTAATCTTAGACGGCTCCAACTGTGCCGCCGCCGCCCTGATTGCGCAGAACCTTGCACCGGACTGTGTCGATTACTTCCTGCCCTCGCATCGCGGCGGCGAACCTGCGCAGGGCTTTGCCCTTGAAAAACTCGGTCTTACGCCGCTGCTGCACCTTGACCTGCGTCTCGGCGAAGCCTGTGGCAGTTCCATTCTCGCCCGTGAGCTCGAAGCCATGCTGAACCTTTGGGATGTCGTGAGCCACCTGCCCCATGACCCGGTGGAAACACCTTTCCAGCAAGCCTATATGCCCAATCTTGCCCCCAAAGTCACCAACAAAACCTTTGATTTCTACCTCTCCACCATGCAGGATTTGGATACGCAAGCCATGGAAGCCTGCAAGGAGCGTCTGGATAATCTGGTCAAGCCCTTGGAAAGTTTAGGCGCGTTGGAGCAGATTGCTACAGAAATCGCAGGCATCATGGGCGATGAACTGCCCAACTGCGATTTGGACCGGGCTCTGCTCTGTTTCACCAGCAAGGTGAGCAATCCCCTGCAAATGCAGCTTACCGCCGCCAGTTCCCAAAGTGCCAAGGCAGATGTCACCATCGCTCATGTGCGCGAAGGTCTGCCGCTAACGGCCGCCTTTGACTTTGGCCGGGAACAGGGCGAATTTTTATCCCTGTCCTATCCGCTTTTAGGTCTTTCCATGACCGAAATGGACGAGCATGCGCCCTTTGGCACAACGGCAGAACTCCTGCGGCAGGAACTCTTGAACGCCGATGGCAGTTTGAAATATCCTGCCGATGAATTCCTGGCCCATGCACCGGAAGCCGTGCAGCCCTTTATCGGCGCGATGATTGGCGCCATCATCGCCGCGGCCCATAACAGCGCCTTTATCATCTTGGATGACGAAGCCAGCGAAATCATCGCCCGCTATACGGAGCTGCTCTGTCCTGCAGTGCGCCCCTATATCCTCCATGTACAGCCTTTGCTCGTAAAGGCAAATTGCACTCTGC